Within Ptiloglossa arizonensis isolate GNS036 chromosome 8, iyPtiAriz1_principal, whole genome shotgun sequence, the genomic segment AAACGTGAGTTTCTATTCAAccattataattaatattttaatataaatgtatGTCGTGTACAACACGTTGTGGTGAACCTTTCTGTGACCCTGAGTTTAAATGGGTGTAACCTTTCAAATGGACTGAAAAGTGATATTTGAATTTGCATTTAAGATTATGGTTTTCACTTACTATAATATCTGTTATACAGTTAATCACTTAAAATGAAATTGTAGAAAGAAGAACGTGACATGCAAGTATAGCATTGAGCTATTTTCTGTGATAAAATTGAACTAACCTTCGTTAATGTAATGTGTAACATAATTTAcgagaataattaaatatttgtagtatTGTTAAAACTGCTGAAATAAAGTTACAATTCTAAAATAATGTTCATCTTAGGTAAAGCACGCCGATTAAAGCAGGCGAAGGAAGAAGCTCAAGATGAAATTGAAAAGTATAGGCAAGAAAGAGAAAGACAATTTcgtgaatttgaagccaaggtaAGTACTTttgacaaaagaaaattatttttgaaatttaatattttaaatcgtaATATTCCCAAAGTTCAGAAGAATACAACATTAcggataatattttctttttatcgattagCACATGGGATCGAAAGAAGATGTTGCTACACGTATAGAGGctgatacaaaaataaaaatagaagaaatgaaTCGCGATGTGTCTATgcataaaaaaaatgtaagttGTCTTAACGTATCtacgtacaaaataaaaaaaaggtttccagtttatattttttacatgcGATTTATGTCACATAGGTTATGCTTAAAATCCTGGAGTTGGTGTACAACATTAAACCACAGTTGCACAAGAATTACCGCACCGAAATTTAAGTCGCAAGAAATGCATCAACTAATTATAAATATCGCATCTTACGCTATAAATGTACATTAAGTACTTTCCTTTACCATATCTTAAAACGTATCTATTACCATTATGTTGTACTTTTATCGAAGAAAGCGTATACCTTTTAATTGTAGATGGTGGTATTTGAATTACTAGAATTTTTTCTGCAGTTGCTACACGACAATAAATGTAACCGTAACTATGCTGAGCTTTTACCACCGTATTGGAAAGTTCGAGAATTATTCTAGTTGCATCACGATAGTAATATAAATGTATTACAGAAGTTGTCGTCATTATGATATATCAAGGCCTAGATATATTAGGATGACGTTTATATGTTAAAATTTAGGGTGGTGGCAAAAAATGGTACATCGTTAAATGTATATTGCTAGATGTCATTCCATAATTCTGCTACATCGAGgacataaaatataattacaaaatcCTGTACAACCTCCCGAAAATCACAGACAAGCTCCCAGTCGATCGTGGTTCTCGCGATGATGTACAAATACACCATTtgttttgtttgaaatttttaagctTTGTTAAGTTATACGAAATATTAGTTATACCTCATGTGTATACCCTGTCTCTGTGAGTTAGTTAATCTGTACAGTATTAAtgttcaaaaataaaaacaaccaaaatctatgtacatatattgTAATTGGTACCCCTACCATGCgagatattttaatataacaGTGTTTCGAATGCAAAAAAAAGTACGTTAGCGTTATGTACAGTTTGTATAGTTGCGTAATCTGCAAAATTATTACGTAAAACATTTCGCGACTGTTTAATATTCGcggcaatatttaaaattgtatcaAGCGTTTCAATCGCATCCTTACAGGATATACTAACGACCAATCCTATAATATTAACGTCGTTAAAAGTGAACACAATAAAAgaagtaatatatttttatctaatctgtaaaattttaaatattttgcacaAATGTCGGGAATTTTAAGATCTATCGTTATCAATTGCAAGTTCAAGCTGGTTTTCTTGTTTGAGCGCAAACGCAGTTCCAGTTAAACTTTTAACCGCAACGTGATTGGTCATTCCCGTTTACGTTCGTTGCAATTGGTCAACggttcagatggaaaagaaaatattctaaacaTGGTGGGGGAATCAGCTGTGTAAACCTAACCTTTCCTCAGCCGACGGATCGCGTTCGCTGACGGCGGTTCGTTGGGTTGCGCGTAGTGCGTATGTGTGATGTGCGTTTACACAACACTAGCGCCACTCTATAGAGACCGAAAGGTGATTCGATTTCGCGAACTAATCCTGGCAGCGCGGAGCGGTCAGTACGTGTGCCATTCTGCACCGAGAAATGGCAGCCGACGAGACGCGTTCGGGTAGTAGGAGCGCGAGCACGTTGCCGACGTACGAGGTCGTGTGTGAGGACGCAGTGACAGCTGTGCTCGGGTACGCGTTTTAAATCTGTTATGATTAAGAACGTACCGGGTAAGACCGGTCGCCGACCAGCTGCGAGTCCGGAGAGGAAAAGATCGTTGTAGATAACGCGTGTCGAAAGTTCTGTGTGAACGGTGCATTTTTGGTTTTTCGGTTTTCTTCGCTCTTCGAAGGCGTGTTGCGAAGCTTGGCGAGCAAAAGGGTGTGTGTTTACCGAACCTCTTTGGATACAACCAGCCACAAGATGTGGTGTCTCGTTAGCCAAGCCAATTCCGTCATCCTGGAGGTGCAGGTCGACCCCAAAGCTATTGGTCAGGAGTGTCTCGAAAAGGTGAGTCATtcctttattatatttttattgttgcGATAATTGAAGAGAAAGAAGCGATTGTCGTACACCCGAAACCGTTTCTCCAACGCGACATTCGTACATCTTAAAGGAAACTGTTCATTTTCAATTTACTGAATTTTTTGCCACACCGCGTTAGCgtcgaagaaatttcattaagTCGAAACATTCATGGGAATAAGAGATTCGAACGCGGTACGCGGTACTTTCATGCGATACGAACGCAACGGTTTGATAGCAATCTCCAACCGACGTTGCTTTTCATTCGGTTGAAATTTCTCtaactttcattttttattctattttacgCGTCGCAACCATCGATATACGAGACAGGGACATAACAACGTAACTCTGGCACGATACCGAGCATAACTTTGTCTTAGCATCGCGGTATCGTTTCCCATGTAAACAATAACAAAGCGGTCATTCGTTGTCCGTGTTGCCGACGGTATTGCTTCGTGGAATGGATATCGAAACGTAACAACGGTCGAACGACACACGCGCTTCATCGATATCGATATATTTCGCGATACAATGTCATTACCAACGTACCGTCTCGAAAGGTGGTTAGATCGCAGAAACGTAAACCGTGTTCTCGCGTAACGAAGACGGTGTGAACGCTGCCTTACGGTTAGATCGTAACTCACGTGCGCAACAGATGCCCCGAAAACATTCGACTACTTGTGGgtacaatttgaaatttgatatCCTCTGTCAACGAGAAAGTTCTGTACTTTTGTTTTTGCGTAAATTTATCTCGCGTGCGCGGCATTATCTACGCGTTGCGATTCGATCTGTGACAGCGATCGAAACTAAAAGCACGCAGTACCCGGTACGTGAATATCGACACGTTTACCTGATCGTCGGCGTGGTCGATTCTTCTCGCGCGTCGTTCGCgatagtttcgtcgttcgttgaCCAGTTTCCATCGACAACTGGCGACCGTCTGTGCTCCGTCGATCCGTATCGAACTTGTTCAAGGAGAAGAATGAACGACGAGGTAGCGGCGATATCGAGGTGatcgtatatttaatttatcCCCGACCTGGGGTGACCTCACGACAACCTCGATGGTCGTTCCACCAGTACCGACGTCTCTGTTCTTCTTCGGGGTTTAACTCTATTTATAGATGCGAGATGCACCGGTTGCGTGTAGCGTAGCAGTCGCACGTATGCACGAGGTACGCTACGCGAGAACCAGCCTTATTCCCCTTCGTGACGGCCTGCCTGTTGGCCATACTCGCGTACAAAGACCCGCTTAtcgttttcattaaaaataaccGTAGTAGCTCGCGTAAATAATAACGTCGGACACCGGTGTATTTTAACGCGAGTTGTTTATTATTGCCTCGTGGAGTTGTCATCGGGTTCGAACGAGTGATCGTCGAAAATGATTGCCGACAAATATTTGCACGCGCGAAAGAACTTTGAAACCCCCATTAACATCGGATTACTAGTACACGTTTTCGATCGCGAAGTCGCGGCCATTTTGGAAACAATGTGTATCGGGTTTGTAACGGAAAATGTCCAATTAGAAATTTCCTCACAAGTATTCGTAATTCGATCGAGTCAAGTTGCTCCTCGATCGAGTGTCTCGCGTGTAATTTGGTTCCTTCAGTAATCATTTTTCTCGACATGTATCGTTCGGTAAATTGATAGTGGTAGATTTAGATTTTTCCTTAAAAAAGTGAATATTCGTTACATCGAATATTCTTACGATCGGCAGCAGTATATCGACGAAGCGAAAGTCGAAGGAAGTGGAAACGAAGTCTCTCACCGTGATATCTTCGAGGACTCGCGGAGGCATATTCATGACCCGTTTTACAT encodes:
- the Vha13 gene encoding V-type proton ATPase subunit Vha13 is translated as MVGTFVIVRVSAHVRAQGKAPSFKAGQTTETPKSYDRFVILSFRIQISSFVTKMASQTQGIQQLLTAEKRAADKVADARKRKARRLKQAKEEAQDEIEKYRQERERQFREFEAKHMGSKEDVATRIEADTKIKIEEMNRDVSMHKKNVMLKILELVYNIKPQLHKNYRTEI